The Zingiber officinale cultivar Zhangliang chromosome 2A, Zo_v1.1, whole genome shotgun sequence genomic sequence atTAATTAATCAAAGTTAAAACTCGATCTTTAAATAcctaaaaaattaagaaaatgacTGTCACTATACCATTGACCCGGAATAGATCCATTATATTATAATGAAGTTGTGTCGATTATACGAAGCATCACTTTGATTTTGAGATATTAAGAACACTGGGATGGTGATAAATTAAAGATCAAGtcgataaataaaataaaatcaggtTATTTAAATCAACTCAAACTTTCAATCATTCATGGTGTACCCTCACCATCAAATTGAAGATCAAAATCACACTTCAATTCATAAGAGAATTATTAAGATTATTTCTAATGTGCTTTAGCTCATTTCTGATCACCTTAGACTATCCCTATTCCAGTTCCTTGATCTCCTTGATTCGAGTAGTAGAAATATCAATGTATTTTGCAAATAGAGGAAAGGTTTATCCAAATaatcatttggtttatttgaaaatatataaCTATTTGCATAAATAGAAACTTTTAAAGAAATACAGTGTAAAATCACAGTGATTGAGAAATTGAAGATCAACTCAGCTTACCAATCTTCTCCCAGTGACTATAATAGGAACCCAGCATACAGCAACATCTACGAGCCTTTCTTTTGCAGGTTAATCCTGAAATTGTTGCACAAAGAGAAGAGTAAAGTCTTGGATAGCAAGTAGCTTGAGCTCACAAAAGACTATAAGAACAGTTTGAATATTGGGAGTAAACATGGGATACTACACATAAGGACCACTGATATATTAACAAAGTTAACCATAGGAAtcgagtttaaaaaaaaaactataattgtCAAACTAATCACATGACAATCTATTTACTATTAATTGAGGACATACATTTGACTAGCAGAATGGACTTGATTAGGTGAACCTACCATCATTTTTTTTACAAAGATGAACAATAGTCTTGTTTGAGTTGTCTTTGAGATTGTTTAGTTTGTTTGAAATAAAGAGAGTTCTGATGTCTGCAAGAATTTGTTCAAAGAATTGATGAAACTTTAGGCCTACGGTTTCGTTTTCTGTTGCTTGAGCTAGTGTGTGTGACAGACAAAGTTCAAATGTTTGACTACTAATATTAGTTTCTGGATATGCACACTTCTTAAGGAAATAAGAAGGTGGTTTTCCCTTAATTATGGGAGACACTTGCATGTGAAAATCTGGGTGCCCTATAGCAAACAAAGCCATCAGTGGGATCATGCTTCACTATCGAGCTTCCAGCAAGGTCATATGCATTTGTCCATTCTAAGCTTTCGTAGTTGTAATAGGTGGATCCTACTGGCCAAGGAAAAGAACAGACTACCACATTATACCTAAAAATATGTGACTCAACCAAAGCTCCAACTTCTCTCATTAACCAAATCTCCTTCTGCACAATGAATTAGATATATTTCATTAGCAATTTCTCtttcaacatgtttctaggtaGCAAGTCTGGCGTCTAAATACTGTTCTgtttatttttaatcaatattgaACAGTAGAGACATCACTTGAGCAAGGATTTTAACTTTCGATTGCAATGAAACTTCTTCAACAATGGTAAAagattaaataaataaagattcAGGAAACAAGAAGCCTTTAGCTCAAAAACTTACTTATGTCACCAAATGTCATAAGTTCATTTGGGAAAAAAAAAGTTATAAGTTCATTCACATAAGTTTCAGTTAACCAAACAGAAAGTCACCATAGACCAATTTACTTTAATAGTTGAATTATGCAGTTATTTGGGTTGTAACATCAATTATCCAGTTGATTCACAGCTAACCTGATAGATGCAATATAAACTACCACTATCATTATAATAATCTTGTTATCTTGGAAGACAAACAAAAATGACCTTTGAAAAGGTCTAAAATGCATCCCGAGTCAGTGTGAAAAAGGATTTGGAAACAATAATGTGAATCAGAGCTAAGGTTACTGGTTGCTTTGACATGACACCTAATCCTGCGAAAGACatgtatttaaacttaattatgctAATTGCGGTAGCGAATAGCCTCGATGCAACCTATTTTAGTGAACAATACACACCTATCAAATTAACATCTGATCATTAAACAGTTGCAATTAATACGTGCTACAGGGCAGCTATGTGATCTAAGAACAAATtcccattaaaaaaaaaaacacttgttGTTTCAAATATGGCAGAGTTGTTCTACGTGGTTAATCACCAGAATAGATTAAAGCCACATAGTTGTAGAATAAGTGAATTGGATTGAAGTATCTGAAGCCTTGAACTCAATCATATTCTCAAAGAAAAGGGGCATGGATTTGGCAAATAATGATTAGTATAGCAGTAAAGAAGTAacaataattttcctttttttagttAAAAGAAACATTAATTTGAAGCCGAGAGAGAAGAGCATACCATCTAAACAAGTATAAGCGACACAAGGggagcgtcccatggctcacccCCTGCTTTAAGCTCACCGGGCTGCACCCCACTCGGATCGGCAACTTTCCGGTGCTGGAACCGCCCACCCGAAGCCCCACCCTAGATCTCAGATTCACTCCgagcttcatctccttcctcctgAACCCCGCTTGGATCCTTCCGCCGGCAACCTCGTCCACCGCCATTGCTTTGGCAGCCGTCTTGAAGCGCACCACCGTCCGATTTCTCCTACCCTGTTCGAACCCTGCGACCTCCGCCGCTCCCACATCCACGTCGCCGTCATCGTCCGCCACCCTCACCCGCGCCTCCCAGTCCCCGTACTCGAGCACAATCTTCCCGTTGGGGTTGGAAACGAGGATCCCGACGGAAGTGGAGACGTCGAGGAATGTGCCGTCGGGCCGAGAGGAGACTCGGAGGCGTGTGGCGTTTAGCGACTCGAGACGGAAGGAGGGGAGCCGCGGCTGGAACCAGAGGTAGGCGAGCCCGGCGGCGACCGCGATGAGCGCGGCCAAGGCGAGAACAACTACGGAGGCCCAGCAGCAGAGGCGGCAGCAGCAGGAGCGCCGAGAGCGGTGGCGGCGGGGGAGCGGCTTCCCGGGCTGGCGGAAAGATGGCGGAAGCGGTCGCCGCCTGGGAGGCGCCTTCGGAACGGGCGGGGGCGGAGCCTCCGGATCGCGATAACCCGGCGGCTTGTGGATCACCGGCTTCAAGGTAGGCTTCGCTTCCGCCATTCACTCGAATCtccaaaaaaaattctcaaacaaACAAACGAAGAATCAAAAGAATAATCGGTAAAAATCCGTGCTCGTGTCTGATATTTCGGAGGCGCCAAATCAAGGAAGTAAGACTCGTCGGAATTGAGATGGGGAACGGCGATGCCGGCGGGCGACGCCGGAGAGAAGGGGACGAAGACAAGGCCCTCTCAAGATTCGTGAAGTCACGGGATCGCAGAGATCGGACGGGGAAGGAGGTCGGCCATCGGTGGCGGTTCTAGCGAGGTGAGATAAGAGGGAGAGGAGTGTGGTGGTGGACAACGCAGACGAGAGTGTGGGTCTTAAATCGCACGCGCAGCTCCGGAGAAATGGTGACGTGTCAACATGGCAGATGGGTGGGGCCCATTTCTACTGTACCATTTAACTATAATCAAACTTTTTAATGATGACGATCAAATTCTTTCCTCCATTTATTTCCgtttatcttatttatttagaaataacaaaaaaaaaaaaagaaaagaaaaagtaattaACTGATTTATGCTTTGTTTGTTAGAAATTTGTCATCATTACTAATATAAACACGGACGCCtaataataaaattgatttattattattacgaAGTCAAGAATAATAATTCGACTGAGACAAAGAAATTGAATTtttatgattatttttttaattgagctATCTTATGTCTACATCTACTACGTAGCTTGCACATAGTAGTTTCTTTTTCTCGTCTGAGCTTAAGTCCAACTAGTCGTTGGAGAAATTGTATATTTCTGcatattgaaattattttttttctcatttttttttgtttttgttttaggcTTGAATATATCTTAATGGAATTCGAATCCTTACTCTTACTCTTATTGTTTCCCGATCAAAATTATTTACTCTTGTAAGTGTCTCGAGCGTCATCATGGAAGTTgggatgtttatttttttttaaaaaaataaaataattaaaatattattttttaaaaaaaataaagatttttatataaatttagttttttgaatttttgagatataaaattattaattaattttttatattcaaattttaataataaaattttctcaattgataaaattactaaattatttattttttaaaaaatattcaacataaataaaactttattcaaGCTACAGAAACAAGTATTGAACAaagaaattagtttttttttataagggAATCTTGGCGTAAtggtaaaattattattttgtgatCAAAAAGTTACgagtttgaatcctggaaacagtctTTTACAAAAAAACAGGGTAAGACTGTATATACAAGGACCCCGTATAGCAGGAGCTTTATACACCGAGCTATCCTTTTTTTAAGGGTCAATATTTCGAATGTTATTTTAATTCGGtatttaatatttcttttaaaatttttaattctaaaaataaatctaaacaataTCAGATAACATATCATGTATTAGAAATAGAGCTGTAAATAAGCTATATTGAGGTAAACTTTGGggtattcaagtttgtttgataaaaTAATCGAGCCAAGTTAAGCCTAATTTAAAATGAATCAAgcctttgaaatgattgttcaaacttgacttgatttaatttttataagTTTGATCGTGTTTGaaacttggtttgagcttggtttgttgagatgttatcgagctctcaattcaagcttgattGAGTTTGGTTTCAAGCTtaattcatttagatgttatcaagttctcaattcaagtttgtttgtttgtttgaaacttttacttatttgattggttattgagctcgATAATTCAAACATAgtgttttatttatatttatttagtttattgaTAAGAGTCTTATTAATGAACATGGTTAGTGAACATTGTTCAAGAATATTTTTCACGAATATTGTTTATGAATATTAATGatctgaacacatatgtgttcaaatttttttgtttagtttaacgagttgttcaaacttgtttatatAACTGATATTGTGTATagtgaatgaacataaacaagttcttatCAATCCGAATATTAAGTTTGTTCACAAACGttttgatccggttgtaagaacagagGCCCCCCGTCCGGTGGAATcagcgccacgtggaagtcaaagtggcaggtggTCGGCCGGAGAGGGATGCATTCTACCGGCCGGGCGGCCGGCCGGTGTCTAGTTGATGGTTAAAGGCACCctgtcgaaagtcagggttccggcgctcagagGATAAGATCGTAGGGCCGAGTGGACTGCACgttcggccaaagccataaggtagcatactgctaatagtctccacaaagcatgtgattgagaatctccccaagtaaaccactgtatacgtccggccggatgtcgcgGAAGCTGGCCGGCCGGATGCCCTCCAGGGAGTAAGGacaaaaggacaagtgacatttttttctgacagcgggtatgttccacatgtaggccatactccaaatcttatgataaggggttccgctgtcccatcgaggacacgcttggactgtagcagtatgggtcaagtaagctcactgacaagcccttactggggtatgggccacggacacgtgtacacctcggtatgtgtacactcgcttctccgctgctctatataaaggccctcatccttcgccggaggtacgcgttcaacacctttggagccacttttttcactgcttgcttgactgacttgagcgtcggagggtcgccgccgggaaccccttctcggcccgacttctgtgcaggctcgccggaggttcgtgcaaccagttgaagacccacgtcagcaaccggagagcgccacgtgcccagcgttcgttgattcaacattcggacaggatcaatttggcgccgtctgtgggaacgctcctgcatccgaacggaaacaatgaacgagactggacgacaacacacggtgacactttccacggaggaactcgacgctctgatcgagttgagggccgccaaacttgtggagcaaaaacagaaagcaacagccgagcggccagagcagcaagcaacgtcagcgtctggtggccgagcggaagcaccacaggccaccgttgcatttcatcgggccctattccgcacccccgaagccgcagcaactaataggtatcggggatcttcttcggatgaaatgcctagacgaggcgacagaaaaggaaaagctccccgagcggactcatcgcccgagcggattaatcgccaattttcagaggctattctacgagaccctctgcccaagcactacgtgcctccgacgatcggcgaatacaatggaaccaccgatccggaggatcatttgggcaagtttgataacacggcaaccctgcatcaatacacagatggggtgaagtgtcgggttttcctcaccaccctctctggatcggctcaacggtggtttcggaggctgccggatggatccgtcacaagcttcaaggacttccggatggccttcctccatcacttcgcaagcagtcggcgctatcaaaaaaccagtgttagtctgtttgccatcaaacaggaagcccgcgaatcgctccgagcttacatccagcggttcaacagagtggccatggacattccaacggccacctcggagaccatgatgaatgccttcacacaaggccttgtggatggggatttcttccgatcgctcattcggaagccgcctcgagactacgaccaaatactacaccgggccaacgaatacatcaacatgaaggaagcgcaagcggcccggaaaaaagaaactccagtcGAGCGGGCTCCCCCTACCGAACGGAAGCTTCACATTACTCAttagccacccagaggaccaagggccgaagcgaTTCGTGCTCATCCAAGACCTCATgtccaagaagtagcagccgagcggcctaggacaaagaagaggtggaccccgatgttctgctccttccaccggacggacacacataacaccagggattgccgcagtcttcctctaatcgcccaccgTATTCCCAGAGGCGGTGGTCGTCggtcgccatcagccgacaggcgGCAGAGGCCTCGTGAAGTCGATCGGACGGTAGCCGACAGACGGCAACAACACTCCTGAgaggcatcgctctccgaggagggagaatctccggatgtctagggaacgtccccgaccgtccgctcgggaagaagaaaatagaagcaatacttctcgaggcgagatcaacatcatagctggtgggccgaccggaggagactccaaccgagcaagaaaggcgagcgtctgGCAGCTctagatccatgcagtcggctgcagccgagagcgggcgagtggacccgaaatcagttttgggcccggggacttggaaggagttgaagtgccccacaacgacgctctgctcatcaaagcggtaatagccaactacactattcaccgcgtttttattgacacagggagctcggtcaacatcatattcaaaaaggcgttcgatcaactacaaattgacctagccgagctgctgcccatgacaacccccctctacgggtttacgagcaatgaagtcctgccggtcggacaaatccggatggctatctcactgggagaagagccgctcaggaggacgcggacaacaaacttcgtggtggtcgactctccctcatcatacaacgtcattttgggacgaccggcgctcagcgagttccgggcggccgtctccaccttccaccagaagatcaagttccctgtcgaagacaaagtgggagaagtacggggagatcaactggcaactcggcgatgctacgtcaaaatggtccgagcagaagcaaattccgctcggaagtcgccacggatcgaggtgaatgctataactgaaaaacctccctctttagtttatgaagaaaaagaggaagtgcagatacacccgacccgatcggaagccatgacattcatcgcgtccgatctggaggagaagcagaaagaagaagtgatccaatgcctccggagaaaccatgatgtcttcgtctggtcgacacatgagctgcccagaatttcaccaagtatagcgcagcatgagctccacgtccgacccgacgctcggccagtaaagcaaagaaaaagggacttcagtaccgagcagaatgccatcatccgagcggaggtggagaagcccttggaggccggccatatccgcgaggcccagttcccgagctggctggcgaaagtggtgctagtttccaaacccggcaacaagtggagagtgtgcatcgatttccgggaccttaacaaggcgtgcccaaaggacttttaccccttgccccgaatcgatcaactggtggattctacggccggatgcgagttgatatgcatgctcgacgcctatcagggatatcatcaagtgccgctcgcccgggaagatcaagaaaaagttagcttcgtgatggccgacggcacctactgctataatgtgatgccgttcggattgaagaacgcgggagccacttatcaacgcttgatgaacaaagtgttcaaggagcagatcggacggaatctggaagtttatgtggacgacattcttatcaagtccgtccgagcgaccgatctcttcaaagacatggaggaaaccttccgaacgctacggaaatatggagtcaagctaaatccccagaagtgcttgttcggagcaaagggAGGGCGTTTCTTAGGTTACATAGCGACCGAGcagggcatcgaagcaaatcccggcaaggtgaaagctctacaagacatgccgcctccaagaaatacaagggaagtgcaacgtttgaccggtcggataactgctctatctagattcatctccaaaaccgccgaccggagccttccttttttcaaaatcttgcgcaaggccactaagtttcattgggacgaagaatgtgatcgggcgttcgaagatttgaaggcatatctgaactctctcccggtatttgctactcgaaaaacctagaggttccactgtacaaaaatttgtacaaaggtctgaaccttttcctagctaccatgtgttcttttaaattaaattttggatcgcctgcggaacttaacacgtttgatccaaaacttaatctatttgttcttttaggttttgacttggatctcctgcggaacttaacacgttcgacccaaatcaccttaagttattaattccattaaatattaatttccataattggttcccagtactgacgtggtgaggcacacgaccttcttggatatgggagcaaccaccaccgactagacaaaaccttttatagaaatctaatatttaatttcctaaaataactttaggttaaccgaaaagaacaatcaaatcacaaggaaaagaaaaaacaaaagaacacaacatcgaaaaacatatttgaaattctagaatcgtaagcctcttgtatttggtattattttcataaataactagtatgatgcggaaagaaaaattactagttataccttgtagaaaaacctcttgatcttctaccgtattcctcttctaacctcggacattgtgtgggcaacgatcttccgagatgagaaaccaccaaccaccttcttctcctcctagctaggttcggccacaaaaaataaagcttcaccaaggaagaagaaaaataccaaccaagctccaagagatgctagcttcctctccttcttcttcttcttctccaagtagtattcggccaccacaagagctccaagcctttgagagaggttcggccaccacaagagga encodes the following:
- the LOC122040830 gene encoding NDR1/HIN1-like protein 6; amino-acid sequence: MAEAKPTLKPVIHKPPGYRDPEAPPPPVPKAPPRRRPLPPSFRQPGKPLPRRHRSRRSCCCRLCCWASVVVLALAALIAVAAGLAYLWFQPRLPSFRLESLNATRLRVSSRPDGTFLDVSTSVGILVSNPNGKIVLEYGDWEARVRVADDDGDVDVGAAEVAGFEQGRRNRTVVRFKTAAKAMAVDEVAGGRIQAGFRRKEMKLGVNLRSRVGLRVGGSSTGKLPIRVGCSPVSLKQGVSHGTLPLCRLYLFRWINLQKKGS